GCTCTGGCACGGTGCCCACTGTGGCGATCCCGGCCGCGGCTGCCCCGAGATAGGCCGGCACCCCTGTCGCTTCGTTCAGCACGGCCGCGCCGACCGGGATCAGGCCGAGCGCCACGGTGGTGTCCAGCTGGACGGGCTCGAGCACCACGACACGCTGCACGTCGTTGGGAACCTCGGTCTCACCGCGGGCATGCTCGACGAGGTGCGTGCCGGTGTCCGGCGTCGAGGTGGCGCCCGACGCGCCGGCAGTGGTGCCGGTGGAAGCCGTGGCGGAGCATCCGCTGACGGCGACTGCCAGGACGATGGGCAGGGCGAGCGCGGCGAGCAGGCGCGACGGGTGACGGGAGGGGCGCATCGAGGATGTCCTTTCGACGGGGAGCTGGCGATGGGCATCGCGAATGGTTAGCTTAGCCTGTCCTAACCTCGCACTCAGTCCACCGTGGTGCGTGCCCGGTCGTTCCAGTAGCCCTGCGAGTGAACCCGGTCCGGTGCGATGCCGGCTCCCTGCAGCACCGCGCGCAGCTGCGAGACCAGGCCGCTCTCCGTGGCCAACCAGGCGTAGAAGTCGTCGCCCCTGGCGGCCGCCGCTGCTCCCGAGCGCACGCTCCAGGCCTCCAGCGCCCGGAGCAGCGTGGGCCCGCCTCCGACGGGCTCGCGCCGCAGCTCGGTCACGGTGTGGCCCTCGATCTCGGCGGTGAGCCAGGCCGCGTCCCTGGGGTCGCCGGTTTCGAGGATGACCGTGGCCCTGCTCGTGGGGTGCAGGGCCGAGACGATGCCGCGAATGGCGGGGAATGCGGTTTCGTCACCCGCCAGCAGCAGGTGGGTGGCCATGCCCGGCGACCACTGGATGCCGTGGCGGCGATTACTGAGCCTGCTGCTCGGCCCCGACACCAGCAGCCGCTGGCCCGCCCGGGCGCCGACGGCCCAGCTGCTCGCCGGGCCGGGCCGGGCGTGCACGTAGAAGTCGAGGTCGATCTCGCGCAGGTCCGGACGCACCGCGCTGGTCGTGTAGCTGCGGAGGGCCGGTCGGTCGGCGGCGGGGAGTTCCCGCCACCGTCGGCGCCATTCCGACTCGTGCAGCAGGTCGTCGTCGAACGTGGCCGGATACGCGCCGCTCGGCACCAGGATCTTGATGCGCTGGTCGAGGCCGTGTGCGGCGAACCGGTGCAGGTGGGCGCCCGTCAAGGTGATTCGCAGGAAGCCCGGTGAGAGCGGGCTGACCTGCCGCACCTCGGTGTCGAAGAGCGCGTTGGGGGAGGACTGGAAGAGCGCCGGCATCACGCGGGGGAGGTGCGCGGGTGCAGCCT
This is a stretch of genomic DNA from Cryobacterium soli. It encodes these proteins:
- a CDS encoding siderophore-interacting protein, which gives rise to MPALFQSSPNALFDTEVRQVSPLSPGFLRITLTGAHLHRFAAHGLDQRIKILVPSGAYPATFDDDLLHESEWRRRWRELPAADRPALRSYTTSAVRPDLREIDLDFYVHARPGPASSWAVGARAGQRLLVSGPSSRLSNRRHGIQWSPGMATHLLLAGDETAFPAIRGIVSALHPTSRATVILETGDPRDAAWLTAEIEGHTVTELRREPVGGGPTLLRALEAWSVRSGAAAAARGDDFYAWLATESGLVSQLRAVLQGAGIAPDRVHSQGYWNDRARTTVD